The Fulvivirga ligni genome window below encodes:
- a CDS encoding 16S rRNA (uracil(1498)-N(3))-methyltransferase, whose translation MPLFYQPDIPSGIHHLDEEESRHCVKVLRHSIGDEIELIDGAGGYYKARITNNHHKKCEFDIIDSSQAERPSYTIHIAISPTKNMDRIEWFIEKAVEIGLQEVSFILTKNSERRVLKTERVIKKAISAMKQSGQRFMTTINEMNSLTAFLNEVRADEKFIAFVDKENPDQLFKLAQSGKNTCILIGPEGDFTANELKLAQECDFRKVALGNSTLRTETAGLVACHSLNLLNMG comes from the coding sequence ATGCCACTATTCTATCAACCTGATATCCCATCTGGCATCCATCACCTGGATGAGGAAGAATCCAGACATTGCGTAAAGGTTCTAAGGCATTCAATTGGTGATGAAATAGAATTGATAGATGGCGCCGGGGGATATTATAAAGCACGTATAACAAACAACCATCATAAGAAGTGTGAGTTTGATATAATTGATTCTTCACAGGCGGAGAGGCCCTCTTATACTATTCATATAGCCATCTCCCCTACCAAGAATATGGATCGGATAGAATGGTTTATTGAAAAGGCCGTAGAAATAGGTTTGCAAGAAGTTAGCTTCATCTTAACCAAGAACTCCGAGCGAAGGGTATTAAAGACTGAGAGAGTCATTAAAAAGGCTATTTCTGCCATGAAGCAGTCAGGGCAGCGTTTCATGACAACCATTAACGAAATGAATAGCCTAACCGCTTTTCTTAATGAAGTCAGAGCTGATGAAAAGTTTATTGCATTTGTAGATAAAGAGAATCCTGACCAGCTTTTTAAGTTAGCTCAGTCTGGCAAAAACACTTGTATACTCATTGGCCCTGAAGGTGATTTTACCGCGAATGAGTTGAAATTGGCTCAGGAATGTGATTTCAGAAAAGTAGCCTTAGGAAACAGTACCCTAAGAACAGAAACGGCAGGCCTTGTGGCCTGCCATTCTTTAAATTTACTTAATATGGGATGA